One Spinacia oleracea cultivar Varoflay chromosome 4, BTI_SOV_V1, whole genome shotgun sequence DNA segment encodes these proteins:
- the LOC110792647 gene encoding F-box/LRR-repeat protein At3g26922-like codes for MDEEDRLSSLPDSLLVEILSLLPLNNAAATSALSHRWVSLWTQLPRLKIDSDIPIFDLDSDSCKERFHESIATFNHILQHLTSPNIHTFDLHFHYPNLDIEQFNVCSASLISWIPLLCVRNPAILKVGSVILQNTGRHFITLPSCIFETHSIVNLDLCGFFYCKLPESGIVNLPNLKTLSFFAVDFDPKVLRTLFKSCPLLETLCLRLDLGEDQVLDISAPKLNFLTIGMTGPSYRSKIVIDAPLLEVMALIDCVALYSFVNIPPNLQKATIQFFDPEKVGVYLTSIPDLLQGISKAKSITFGNNLAVFNDLNPEDANVWSLFCNLTHLKLVLDKEYGDWGATIPSCLLNKLKSIELCAMNGDEDDVESVKYILGNANVLDKLHITPFANPRRYGRSVLWKEYKFCGDLFTLPRISVTCKIEFDGVYFRASSYGPQNESGCSEIDWLKSQTWPALNEDDDESDE; via the coding sequence ATGGATGAAGAAGACAGATTAAGCTCCCTACCAGACTCCCTTTTAGTCGAAATTCTCTCCCTTCTTCCTCTGAATAACGCCGCCGCTACCTCCGCCTTGTCCCACCGTTGGGTCTCCCTCTGGACTCAACTTCCCCGTCTAAAAATCGACAGCGACATCCCCATATTTGACCTTGACTCCGATTCTTGTAAGGAAAGGTTCCATGAATCCATCGCCACCTTCAACCACATTCTCCAGCATCTGACTTCCCCCAATATCCATACATTCGATCTTCATTTCCATTACCCTAATTTGGATATTGAACAATTCAATGTTTGCTCGGCGTCTTTGATTTCATGGATCCCTCTGCTTTGCGTCCGCAATCCAGCGATTTTGAAGGTAGGATCCGTAATTTTACAGAATACTGGCAGACACTTCATTACTCTGCCATCTTGTATTTTCGAAACCCATTCAATCGTCAACCTCGACTTGTGTGGATTTTTTTACTGCAAATTGCCTGAATCTGGTATTGTTAATCTTCCTAATTTGAAAACCCTTAGTTTTTTTGCCGTTGATTTCGATCCTAAAGTATTGAGAACATTGTTTAAGTCTTGCCCATTATTGGAGACTTTGTGCTTGAGATTAGATTTGGGGGAGGATCAAGTTCTTGATATTTCAGCTCCAAAACTGAATTTTCTGACAATTGGGATGACGGGGCCGTCATACCGGAGCAAAATTGTGATTGATGCACCCTTACTGGAAGTGATGGCATTGATAGATTGTGTTGCATTGTATAGTTTTGTCAATATACCACCTAATTTGCAAAAGGCAACGATTCAATTTTTTGACCCTGAGAAAGTAGGTGTTTATCTCACCAGCATACCTGATCTTCTTCAAGGGATTTCGAAAGCTAAGTCCATTACTTTTGGGAATAATCTTGCTGTATTCAATGACCTTAATCCTGAAGATGCAAATGTTTGGTCACTCTTTTGTAATCTGACCCATCTTAAATTGGTTTTGGATAAGGAATATGGGGATTGGGGTGCCACTATTCCTTCATGTTTGTTAAATAAGCTCAAGAGTATAGAATTATGCGCAATGAACGGGGACGAAGATGATGTAGAGTCGGTTAAATATATTCTTGGTAATGCTAATGTTTTGGACAAGCTTCACATCACTCCATTTGCTAACCCTCGTAGATACGGGAGAAGTGTATTATGGAAGGAATATAAGTTTTGTGGTGATTTGTTCACCCTTCCAAGGATATCTGTAACTTGCAAGATTGAGTTTGATGGTGTTTATTTCCGTGCATCAAGTTATGGGCCCCAAAATGAATCAGGATGTTCTGAAATTGACTGGTTGAAATCCCAAACATGGCCTGCTCTAAATGAGGACGACGATGAATCAGATGAATAG
- the LOC110792636 gene encoding 14-3-3-like protein GF14 omicron has translation MATLNDRYMTVYQAKLALSANRYPDMAKAMKKLAEFEVDFTEEERNLLSKAYKNVIGHKRKSRRTFCDMEKKEKDHTNLMRIREYRLKIESEITDHCNDAIKMIDDHLLPFASTTESTIFFINMKADNYRYLAEIKSGDEREEAAEKSLKAYEEGIAIAMAAKLSVAHPARLGLALNLSVFYYDIMNSCKRACTFAMGTYDEATLELIKKRDYPIECSIIMQCLRDNVSFWALELENYPNRLC, from the coding sequence ATGGCTACTCTCAATGATCGTTACATGACCGTCTACCAAGCTAAGCTAGCCCTATCTGCCAATCGCTACCCCGATATGGCTAAAGCAATGAAGAAATTAGCAGAATTCGAGGTGGATTTCACAGAAGAAGAGCGTAATCTTCTCTCGAAAGCGTACAAGAATGTCATCGGACATAAGAGAAAATCTCGGAGAACCTTCTGCGACATGGAGAAGAAGGAAAAAGACCACACCAACTTAATGCGTATTCGAGAATATCGCCTTAAAATCGAGTCTGAAATTACTGATCACTGTAACGATGCTATCAAGATGATTGATGATCACCTTCTTCCTTTTGCTTCAACAACTGAATCTACCATCTTTTTCATAAACATGAAAGCCGATAATTATCGGTACTTAGCAGAAATCAAATCTGGTGACGAGAGGGAAGAAGCTGCTGAAAAGTCCTTGAAAGCTTATGAAGAAGGAATAGCCATAGCAATGGCGGCTAAGTTGTCGGTTGCTCATCCTGCACGATTGGGGTTAGCATTGAATTTGTCTGTTTTCTACTATGATATTATGAATTCTTGTAAAAGGGCGTGTACTTTTGCTATGGGAACTTATGATGAAGCTACATTGGAATTGATTAAGAAAAGGGATTATCCTATAGAGTGCAGTATTATCATGCAGTGTTTAAGGGATAATGTTTCGTTCTGGGCTCTGGAACTGGAGAATTATCCAAACCGACTTTGCTGA
- the LOC130471328 gene encoding pentatricopeptide repeat-containing protein At1g63400-like, giving the protein MHLASVLANSYCQMGPHDIGFSLLGKVIKFGYPLDCVIFNTFINCTFINCYIHCDKLPQAASVLLCRIKLSSLDSNSTLLPLVLWSKMEDAEKLLDLMAQNDCGEPNLVCFSTMINGYCKAKNIGKALYIFQQMFQKGKTVVESNSVILAQYILIHVSLITILAASKVSALLPSMLFLL; this is encoded by the exons ATGCATTTAGCTAGTGTTCTTGCCAATTCTTACTGTCAAATGGGTCCCCACGATATCGGCTTCTCTCTCCTCGGTAAAGTAATTAAGTTTGGCTATCCCCTTGATTGTGTCATCTTTAACACCTTTATCAATTGCACCTTTATCAATTGTTATATCCACTGTGATAAGCTCCCTCAAGCTGCTTCAGTGCTTCTTTGTCGGATAAAATTGTCAAGCTTGGATTCCAACTCAACATTGTTACCTTTAGTGCTATGGTCAAAG ATGGAAGATGCTGAAAAACTACTTGATCTCATGGCACAAAATGACTGTGGTGAGCCTAATCTCGTATGTTTTAGCACTATGATTAATGGATATTGCAAGGCTAAAAACATTGGCAAAGCCCTGTACATATTCCAACAGATGTTTCAGAAAGGGAAAACGGTGGTAGAGTCTAATAGTGTGATTTTGGCTCAGTATATTTTGATACATGTATCACTCATCACTATATTAGCTGCATCAAAAGTTTCTGCTCTGCTTCCTTCTATGTTATTTCTCCTGTAA